The following are from one region of the Magallana gigas chromosome 6, xbMagGiga1.1, whole genome shotgun sequence genome:
- the LOC105317808 gene encoding ras guanyl-releasing protein 3 isoform X3, whose amino-acid sequence MHSGRVTYRAKEEAIKLDAKDSIPVPPSSPTPYSRLQVHDNRLVSQSSTGSSESSLSHMTEEKPVLPGVTVRAATKENLVQLVIQSIEPDGRLVGGSDFPSVLFLMHQWFMPSEQLANAFIDLYQSSDEMILCTKADCQHIPANEDCEIHKYKCRICHAVRFWIDNYPIHFDLDVRLKTVINNFRSIAHSEGNEACKQLLDLSKVPTFDWMRRISVRPSKHNRKVSLVFNHLEPMELAEHLSYLEYKAFRRINFTDFKNYAMSGSIKDNPKLERSIALFNGLSQWIQCMVLSKTTPQQRADVIVKFVNVAKKLRLLNNFNTLMSVVGGLTHSALARLSKTNQEIPSDTQKTLMEFTDLLSSNNNFSNYRKVFNQIKPTEFKIPILAVHLRDLILLHTALPDQVEGNLVNFRKMVQLSQTLKELTKLQMHDAIPFSFNQDLVNTLRLSLDLHYTEDEIYELSLAREPRNSLSSVSEAPSTPTKPAVVFAEWLAGVSPPDPTTINKHVHDMVEAVFKNYDHDKDGFISHDEFKAIAGNFPFIDSFCVLDADQDGMISKAEMKTYFFKANCHVLQNSFKHEFHETTYLKPTFCTHCTGLLWGLIKQGWKCKDCGINAHKHCKDLVVMECRNKQQSAGNKRPDVVPNGPTSHEGGTYTGRRKVSQRQKRSRVSVGTQTEDFYFTDPRRTNMNGDEEYYEGQEDVFTRLAQTEESSTNQEEVQPETS is encoded by the exons ATTCCATTCCTGTGCCCCCTTCCTCACCCACACCCTATTCCAGACTGCAGGTCCACGACAATCGCCTTGTCTCACAATCCTCCACAGGCTCCTCCGAGAGCAGCCTGAGTCACATGACAGAGGAAAAACCTGTGTTGCCAGGGGTAACAGTTCGGGCGGCCACCAAAGAAAACCTTGTCCAGCTAGTTATACAGAGCATAG aaCCAGATGGACGACTAGTAGGGGGAAGTGATTTCCCCAGTGTTTTGTTCCTAATGCACCAGTGGTTCATGCCATCGGAGCAGCTAGCCAATGCTTTCATTGACTT ATATCAGTCCAGTGACGAGATGATCCTATGTACAAAGGCGGACTGTCAGCACATCCCGGCCAATGAAGACTGTGAGATACACAAGTACAAGTGTCGTATCTGCCACGCTGTCAG GTTTTGGATAGACAATTACCCCATCCATTTTGACTTGGATGTAAGACTGAAGACAGTGATAAATAACTTCAGATCCATTGCTCACTCAGAAGGCAATGAAGCATGTAAACAGCTTCTGGACTTGTCTAAAGT TCCTACTTTTGATTGGATGAGGAGAATTTCTGTCAGACCAAGCAAGCACAATAGGAAGGTTTCCCTGGTGTTCAACCACTTGGAGCCCATGGAATTAGCTGAACATTTGTCATATTTAGAATACAAGGCATTCCGCAGAATAAAT TTCACAGACTTCAAAAACTATGCAATGTCCGGGTCCATTAAGGATAACCCCAAGTTGGAGCGGTCCATAGCTCTATTTAATGGCCTCTCCCAGTGGATCCAGTGTATGGTGCTCAGTAAAACCACCCCCCAGCAAAGAGCAGACGTTATTGTCAAATTTGTTAACGTTGCCAAG AAACTTCGGTTACTGAACAACTTCAACACCTTGATGTCTGTTGTTGGGGGATTAACCCACAGTGCATTGGCAAGGCTGTCCAAAACAAACCAAGAAATCCCAAGTGATACTCAGAAG ACTTTGATGGAGTTCACCGACCTACTGTCCTCCAATAACAACTTCAGCAACTATCGTAAAGTCTTCAACCAAATCAAGCCAACCGAGTTCAAAATCCCTATACT AGCTGTTCATTTGAGAGATCTCATCCTACTCCACACAGCCCTACCCGATCAAGTCGAGGGGAATTTGGTTAATTTCCGTAAAATGGTACAGCTCTCTCAGACTCTTAAGGAGCTCACCAAACTCCAAATGCATGATGCTATTCCATTCTCGTTCAACCAGGATCTTGTTAATACACTCAGG ctaTCACTTGATTTGCACTACACGGAGGACGAGATATATGAACTGTCCTTGGCCCGAGAACCCAGGAATTCCTTGTCATCAGTCAGTGAGGCA CCGTCCACCCCAACCAAGCCAGCCGTGGTGTTTGCCGAGTGGCTGGCAGGAGTAAGCCCCCCTGATCCAACCACTATCAACAAGCATGTCCACGATATGGTCGAG GCTGTGTTCAAGAATTATGATCACGACAAGGATGGATTTATCTCCCATGATGAGTTCAAGGCCATTGCTGGGAATTTTCCATTCATTGATTCATTCTGTGTCTTGGATGCTGATCA AGATGGTATGATCAGCAAAGCAGAGATGAAGACCTACTTTTTCAAGGCTAATTGCCATGTGTTACAGAACAGTTTTAAGCATGAGTTCCATGAGACCACTTACTTGAAGCCTACATTCTGCACCCATTGCACGGGACTG ttatGGGGTTTAATCAAGCAAGGTTGGAAATGCAAAG ATTGTGGTATTAATGCTCATAAACATTGTAAGGACTTGGTTGTGATGGAGTGTCGAAACAAACAGCAGTCGGCCGGAAACAAGAGACCTGATGTAGTCCCAAATG GTCCAACATCACACGAGGGTGGGACGTACACGGGGAGGAGAAAGGTATCACAGCGGCAGAAGCGGTCCCGTGTCAGTGTGGGTACTCAGACAGAGGACTTTTATTTCACGGACCCCCGGCGGACGAACATGAACGGGGATGAGGAGTATTACGAGGGTCAAGAAGACGTCTTCACTCGGCTGGCCCAAACTGAAGAG TCTTCGACCAATCAGGAGGAAGTACA
- the LOC105317808 gene encoding ras guanyl-releasing protein 3 isoform X1, with protein MHSGRVTYRAKEEAIKLDAKDSIPVPPSSPTPYSRLQVHDNRLVSQSSTGSSESSLSHMTEEKPVLPGVTVRAATKENLVQLVIQSIEPDGRLVGGSDFPSVLFLMHQWFMPSEQLANAFIDLYQSSDEMILCTKADCQHIPANEDCEIHKYKCRICHAVRFWIDNYPIHFDLDVRLKTVINNFRSIAHSEGNEACKQLLDLSKVPTFDWMRRISVRPSKHNRKVSLVFNHLEPMELAEHLSYLEYKAFRRINFTDFKNYAMSGSIKDNPKLERSIALFNGLSQWIQCMVLSKTTPQQRADVIVKFVNVAKKLRLLNNFNTLMSVVGGLTHSALARLSKTNQEIPSDTQKTLMEFTDLLSSNNNFSNYRKVFNQIKPTEFKIPILAVHLRDLILLHTALPDQVEGNLVNFRKMVQLSQTLKELTKLQMHDAIPFSFNQDLVNTLRLSLDLHYTEDEIYELSLAREPRNSLSSVSEAPSTPTKPAVVFAEWLAGVSPPDPTTINKHVHDMVEAVFKNYDHDKDGFISHDEFKAIAGNFPFIDSFCVLDADQDGMISKAEMKTYFFKANCHVLQNSFKHEFHETTYLKPTFCTHCTGLLWGLIKQGWKCKDCGINAHKHCKDLVVMECRNKQQSAGNKRPDVVPNGPTSHEGGTYTGRRKVSQRQKRSRVSVGTQTEDFYFTDPRRTNMNGDEEYYEGQEDVFTRLAQTEETRDKLMAENAKLKEQLEASNEQNTLLRSHLGLIRKNTIAFILEQMDALHIQRDTEV; from the exons ATTCCATTCCTGTGCCCCCTTCCTCACCCACACCCTATTCCAGACTGCAGGTCCACGACAATCGCCTTGTCTCACAATCCTCCACAGGCTCCTCCGAGAGCAGCCTGAGTCACATGACAGAGGAAAAACCTGTGTTGCCAGGGGTAACAGTTCGGGCGGCCACCAAAGAAAACCTTGTCCAGCTAGTTATACAGAGCATAG aaCCAGATGGACGACTAGTAGGGGGAAGTGATTTCCCCAGTGTTTTGTTCCTAATGCACCAGTGGTTCATGCCATCGGAGCAGCTAGCCAATGCTTTCATTGACTT ATATCAGTCCAGTGACGAGATGATCCTATGTACAAAGGCGGACTGTCAGCACATCCCGGCCAATGAAGACTGTGAGATACACAAGTACAAGTGTCGTATCTGCCACGCTGTCAG GTTTTGGATAGACAATTACCCCATCCATTTTGACTTGGATGTAAGACTGAAGACAGTGATAAATAACTTCAGATCCATTGCTCACTCAGAAGGCAATGAAGCATGTAAACAGCTTCTGGACTTGTCTAAAGT TCCTACTTTTGATTGGATGAGGAGAATTTCTGTCAGACCAAGCAAGCACAATAGGAAGGTTTCCCTGGTGTTCAACCACTTGGAGCCCATGGAATTAGCTGAACATTTGTCATATTTAGAATACAAGGCATTCCGCAGAATAAAT TTCACAGACTTCAAAAACTATGCAATGTCCGGGTCCATTAAGGATAACCCCAAGTTGGAGCGGTCCATAGCTCTATTTAATGGCCTCTCCCAGTGGATCCAGTGTATGGTGCTCAGTAAAACCACCCCCCAGCAAAGAGCAGACGTTATTGTCAAATTTGTTAACGTTGCCAAG AAACTTCGGTTACTGAACAACTTCAACACCTTGATGTCTGTTGTTGGGGGATTAACCCACAGTGCATTGGCAAGGCTGTCCAAAACAAACCAAGAAATCCCAAGTGATACTCAGAAG ACTTTGATGGAGTTCACCGACCTACTGTCCTCCAATAACAACTTCAGCAACTATCGTAAAGTCTTCAACCAAATCAAGCCAACCGAGTTCAAAATCCCTATACT AGCTGTTCATTTGAGAGATCTCATCCTACTCCACACAGCCCTACCCGATCAAGTCGAGGGGAATTTGGTTAATTTCCGTAAAATGGTACAGCTCTCTCAGACTCTTAAGGAGCTCACCAAACTCCAAATGCATGATGCTATTCCATTCTCGTTCAACCAGGATCTTGTTAATACACTCAGG ctaTCACTTGATTTGCACTACACGGAGGACGAGATATATGAACTGTCCTTGGCCCGAGAACCCAGGAATTCCTTGTCATCAGTCAGTGAGGCA CCGTCCACCCCAACCAAGCCAGCCGTGGTGTTTGCCGAGTGGCTGGCAGGAGTAAGCCCCCCTGATCCAACCACTATCAACAAGCATGTCCACGATATGGTCGAG GCTGTGTTCAAGAATTATGATCACGACAAGGATGGATTTATCTCCCATGATGAGTTCAAGGCCATTGCTGGGAATTTTCCATTCATTGATTCATTCTGTGTCTTGGATGCTGATCA AGATGGTATGATCAGCAAAGCAGAGATGAAGACCTACTTTTTCAAGGCTAATTGCCATGTGTTACAGAACAGTTTTAAGCATGAGTTCCATGAGACCACTTACTTGAAGCCTACATTCTGCACCCATTGCACGGGACTG ttatGGGGTTTAATCAAGCAAGGTTGGAAATGCAAAG ATTGTGGTATTAATGCTCATAAACATTGTAAGGACTTGGTTGTGATGGAGTGTCGAAACAAACAGCAGTCGGCCGGAAACAAGAGACCTGATGTAGTCCCAAATG GTCCAACATCACACGAGGGTGGGACGTACACGGGGAGGAGAAAGGTATCACAGCGGCAGAAGCGGTCCCGTGTCAGTGTGGGTACTCAGACAGAGGACTTTTATTTCACGGACCCCCGGCGGACGAACATGAACGGGGATGAGGAGTATTACGAGGGTCAAGAAGACGTCTTCACTCGGCTGGCCCAAACTGAAGAG
- the LOC105317808 gene encoding ras guanyl-releasing protein 3 isoform X2 yields the protein MKMSFDNTTEVFRVEDSIPVPPSSPTPYSRLQVHDNRLVSQSSTGSSESSLSHMTEEKPVLPGVTVRAATKENLVQLVIQSIEPDGRLVGGSDFPSVLFLMHQWFMPSEQLANAFIDLYQSSDEMILCTKADCQHIPANEDCEIHKYKCRICHAVRFWIDNYPIHFDLDVRLKTVINNFRSIAHSEGNEACKQLLDLSKVPTFDWMRRISVRPSKHNRKVSLVFNHLEPMELAEHLSYLEYKAFRRINFTDFKNYAMSGSIKDNPKLERSIALFNGLSQWIQCMVLSKTTPQQRADVIVKFVNVAKKLRLLNNFNTLMSVVGGLTHSALARLSKTNQEIPSDTQKTLMEFTDLLSSNNNFSNYRKVFNQIKPTEFKIPILAVHLRDLILLHTALPDQVEGNLVNFRKMVQLSQTLKELTKLQMHDAIPFSFNQDLVNTLRLSLDLHYTEDEIYELSLAREPRNSLSSVSEAPSTPTKPAVVFAEWLAGVSPPDPTTINKHVHDMVEAVFKNYDHDKDGFISHDEFKAIAGNFPFIDSFCVLDADQDGMISKAEMKTYFFKANCHVLQNSFKHEFHETTYLKPTFCTHCTGLLWGLIKQGWKCKDCGINAHKHCKDLVVMECRNKQQSAGNKRPDVVPNGPTSHEGGTYTGRRKVSQRQKRSRVSVGTQTEDFYFTDPRRTNMNGDEEYYEGQEDVFTRLAQTEETRDKLMAENAKLKEQLEASNEQNTLLRSHLGLIRKNTIAFILEQMDALHIQRDTEV from the exons ATTCCATTCCTGTGCCCCCTTCCTCACCCACACCCTATTCCAGACTGCAGGTCCACGACAATCGCCTTGTCTCACAATCCTCCACAGGCTCCTCCGAGAGCAGCCTGAGTCACATGACAGAGGAAAAACCTGTGTTGCCAGGGGTAACAGTTCGGGCGGCCACCAAAGAAAACCTTGTCCAGCTAGTTATACAGAGCATAG aaCCAGATGGACGACTAGTAGGGGGAAGTGATTTCCCCAGTGTTTTGTTCCTAATGCACCAGTGGTTCATGCCATCGGAGCAGCTAGCCAATGCTTTCATTGACTT ATATCAGTCCAGTGACGAGATGATCCTATGTACAAAGGCGGACTGTCAGCACATCCCGGCCAATGAAGACTGTGAGATACACAAGTACAAGTGTCGTATCTGCCACGCTGTCAG GTTTTGGATAGACAATTACCCCATCCATTTTGACTTGGATGTAAGACTGAAGACAGTGATAAATAACTTCAGATCCATTGCTCACTCAGAAGGCAATGAAGCATGTAAACAGCTTCTGGACTTGTCTAAAGT TCCTACTTTTGATTGGATGAGGAGAATTTCTGTCAGACCAAGCAAGCACAATAGGAAGGTTTCCCTGGTGTTCAACCACTTGGAGCCCATGGAATTAGCTGAACATTTGTCATATTTAGAATACAAGGCATTCCGCAGAATAAAT TTCACAGACTTCAAAAACTATGCAATGTCCGGGTCCATTAAGGATAACCCCAAGTTGGAGCGGTCCATAGCTCTATTTAATGGCCTCTCCCAGTGGATCCAGTGTATGGTGCTCAGTAAAACCACCCCCCAGCAAAGAGCAGACGTTATTGTCAAATTTGTTAACGTTGCCAAG AAACTTCGGTTACTGAACAACTTCAACACCTTGATGTCTGTTGTTGGGGGATTAACCCACAGTGCATTGGCAAGGCTGTCCAAAACAAACCAAGAAATCCCAAGTGATACTCAGAAG ACTTTGATGGAGTTCACCGACCTACTGTCCTCCAATAACAACTTCAGCAACTATCGTAAAGTCTTCAACCAAATCAAGCCAACCGAGTTCAAAATCCCTATACT AGCTGTTCATTTGAGAGATCTCATCCTACTCCACACAGCCCTACCCGATCAAGTCGAGGGGAATTTGGTTAATTTCCGTAAAATGGTACAGCTCTCTCAGACTCTTAAGGAGCTCACCAAACTCCAAATGCATGATGCTATTCCATTCTCGTTCAACCAGGATCTTGTTAATACACTCAGG ctaTCACTTGATTTGCACTACACGGAGGACGAGATATATGAACTGTCCTTGGCCCGAGAACCCAGGAATTCCTTGTCATCAGTCAGTGAGGCA CCGTCCACCCCAACCAAGCCAGCCGTGGTGTTTGCCGAGTGGCTGGCAGGAGTAAGCCCCCCTGATCCAACCACTATCAACAAGCATGTCCACGATATGGTCGAG GCTGTGTTCAAGAATTATGATCACGACAAGGATGGATTTATCTCCCATGATGAGTTCAAGGCCATTGCTGGGAATTTTCCATTCATTGATTCATTCTGTGTCTTGGATGCTGATCA AGATGGTATGATCAGCAAAGCAGAGATGAAGACCTACTTTTTCAAGGCTAATTGCCATGTGTTACAGAACAGTTTTAAGCATGAGTTCCATGAGACCACTTACTTGAAGCCTACATTCTGCACCCATTGCACGGGACTG ttatGGGGTTTAATCAAGCAAGGTTGGAAATGCAAAG ATTGTGGTATTAATGCTCATAAACATTGTAAGGACTTGGTTGTGATGGAGTGTCGAAACAAACAGCAGTCGGCCGGAAACAAGAGACCTGATGTAGTCCCAAATG GTCCAACATCACACGAGGGTGGGACGTACACGGGGAGGAGAAAGGTATCACAGCGGCAGAAGCGGTCCCGTGTCAGTGTGGGTACTCAGACAGAGGACTTTTATTTCACGGACCCCCGGCGGACGAACATGAACGGGGATGAGGAGTATTACGAGGGTCAAGAAGACGTCTTCACTCGGCTGGCCCAAACTGAAGAG